In Leptodactylus fuscus isolate aLepFus1 chromosome 2, aLepFus1.hap2, whole genome shotgun sequence, one genomic interval encodes:
- the SKA3 gene encoding spindle and kinetochore-associated protein 3 gives MSVTVNFFSKLRSLALTLEKETAHLEQVFSQEDTDYEEESPMRVLHDLRSEIIGMKSDLQAIIDKSDKRGQDLNHFIKICKVLQQRNTSDIQQVKDTFQKYGYTPPEGETPEPAVPVEAVKSERTEESCQSSDLQALPPPPPAIEKQAAWDLLRAPQLSDFGLSHYQLPPAWELQTKKNVPEEKPKPLYKDIRSVNVAKTPKCALRREEDFSQIQHFGISEYSANLNDDYTIALINKKKGSGPEEPKESSKDFKNLLATPAHLTYRNGYNSVDSPLPPVFCTPGLKVHKKEGIEVMDEKFDGEHLEGKANGTHDANPSRDVRSHHPLDDHLSMRNTSDTMDSPRPPAFCTPGLKVQKTDISYVQPDLSESKAPTEVKTLDTPPLPSFETKWLKSDTIKTLDNTEPIPRPELSHSLYLKEAASNSEKYYEAPTKTMSPPKMRELCIGTPPRPEMTSCLTEDIFKHSLKLRSPPKVSEYENLLWTPTRPEMTSCITQDISQILSQYCKDETKPSWRKVSHNKENR, from the exons TCAGAAATAATAGGCATGAAG AGTGATCTTCAGGCCATTATTGATAAAAGTGACAAGCGGGGACAAGACCTGAATCATTTCATAAAGATCTGTAAAGTTCTGCAGCAGAGGAACACCTCGGACATCCAGCAAGTCAAAGACACCTTCCAGAAGTACGGATATACACCGCCAGAGGGTGAAACTCcag AACCTGCAGTGCCTGTTGAAGCGGTGAAATCTGAGCGTACGGAGGAGAGTTGTCAGAGCTCAGATCTACaagccctccctcctcctccaccggccATTGAGAAGCAGGCGGCATGGGATTTGTTGCGAGCCCCCCAGCTCTCTGACTTTGGCCTCTCCCATTACCAGCTGCCTCCAGCATGGGAGCTACAGACTAAAAAGAATGTTCCAGAAGAAAAGCCCAAGCCCTTGTATAAAGATATCCGCTCAGTAAATGTAGCGAAAACCCCCAAGTGTGCCTTACGTCGGGAAGAAGACTTCTCCCAGATCCAGCACTTTGGGATTAGCGAATACAGCGCAAACCTGAACGATGACTACACGATAGCGCTAATAAACAAGAAAAAGGGAAG TGGTCCTGAGGAACCAAAGGAATCATCCAAGGACTTTAAAAACCTGCTGGCAACCCCTGCACACCTGACCTACAGGAACG GTTACAATAGTGTGGACTCCCCGCTGCCTCCTGTGTTCTGCACCCCAGGACTGAAGGTGCATAAGAAAGAAGGCATTGAAGTAATGGATGAAAAGTTTGACGGAGAGCACCTTGAAGGCAAAGCAAA TGGGACACATGACGCCAACCCTTCAAGGGATGTGAGAAGCCACCACCCCCTCGATGACCATCTGTCCATGAGAAATA CTTCAGACACCATGGATTCTCCTCGTCCTCCCGCTTTCTGCACTCCTGGACTTAAGGTACAGAAGACAGACATAAGCTATGTGCAGCCTGACCTGTCAGAAAGTAAAGCGCCTACAGAGGTTAAGACTTTGGACACTCCACCATTACCCAGCTTTGAGACCAAGTGGCTGAAGAGTGACACAATA AAAACTCTGGACAACACTGAACCTATTCCAAGGCCGGAGCTTTCCCATAGTCTGTACCTAAAAGAAGCTGCTTCGAATTCTGAGAAGTATTATGAAGCCCCAACTAAGACCATGTCACCGCCCAAAATGAGGGAGTTATGTATCGGCACTCCACCCCGTCCAGAAATGACTTCCTGTCTAACTGAAGACATCTTCAAG CACAGTCTGAAGCTGAGATCTCCTCCCAAAGTATCGGAATATGAAAACCTGCTGTGGACCCCGACCCGACCAGAGATGACCTCCTGCATCACTCAGGATATTTCACAG atattatctcagtactgtaaGGATGAAACCAAACCATCATGGCGGAAAGTATCTCACAATAAAGAGAACAGGTGA